The genomic interval ggaggagggaggcccATTCTGGACTCCTGGCTCCAGGATCTGCTCCCTCAGTGACCATAAATCCCACAGTCTAGTAGTTTTCAAGCTGCATGCTGTAGTGTGGTTAATCAGGAACAGTCACTGTGCCCAGGCTGAGGTATATGGTATTTGATTAAAGTGACCTTTTGTAGGATAGAAGTCTCAGAGGCCTTTGCTAATATGTTTTTTGGCAGGTGATAAATCATTTTCCCAAAGGGGAAACTAAGGCAGTGTTGTAGGCCTAGAGAGACAGAGTGAGCTGAACCAGAGCCAGGAACCTAGACCTCAGTTCTTTTGTCTGGAATGACTAAGCTACCCCTGAAGTGGTGCATTTAGAAGGTGATATTCTCTGGGCCCTGGCCTCACTAGCTGGCGCCCAGGCTTGTCTCTTGGTAAGAAGGCTGAAAAGATCTTCATCCACCCACTCCCCCTTTCCCTTGCGGGGCCCATCTCACCTCCCTTCGTTGGGGAGTCACGGGGCCTAGATTATCCTATAATCCTTAAAAGACAACGTTGTTTCACATGGTCTTCCATGCCTCCAAGAAATCCTCAGCTACTTCACAGAACTCCCAGAAGCCTCTGGAACTTCCATGTCAGTCAGAGACTTAACCCTTCTTGGCAGCCAGCCAAGCAGAGCCCTCCCTAAGGAAGTCTTACCCAGGGCAAATCATTTCAGTCTTCTCTCAGGGTACCGCCCGCATTCCCACTGCTTAGCCTTAACACAGGTCTGACTTTTTAGGAGACCCCATTCCCTCCAGGTGCTTTTTCTGATTCCCTGACTAAAAGCCAAAACAAGCATTTACCCTAGAAACTATGCTGGAGAAGAGATGCATCTGACTTTTGAGTGTAGAGTTTTTCACACGGGGCAGAGATCTTCTATTTGTAAACGTGGAGACGTTGTGGTTTTAGGAGAGCCCATCCACTCTTGGAGAGGCACAGCTACTGCTAACTTTGAGTGTAACTATCTCCTCTGTGAAATAAGAGCAGACGTCTGCCGCACTAGCTTGTGGAGGTTAAATGAAATGATTTATATGAACTGTTCCTGACACAGAGACAGACCTATAAACAGGGAGTCGGTAAATGTTAGTTTTCTTCCGCAGCTCACCACTTGGCCCCCTCCCCAAACCTACCATGAACCTATGAATTTTCTGTAGCCCACAACTTGTTTCTGGCATGGTGTGGCTGCCATGGCAGAAAGATAGGTAGTGGTGTCTGGTACAACTGAGCAAGACTTCTAGCCCCCTTCCCTCTGTCCAGCCCTATCCCCCAGGAGCCAGTGTTGCTTCCTTCCTGAAGCCTCTCAGACCTGTCCCAGGCTCATTGTCATGGTCCACAGCCTCAGTCCACTGGACTTTGTAAGCCCTGCTTGCAATTGGAGCCAACTCCCAGATCATTGGTTTATCACACTTAGCAATTCCAAGGCTGTGTCACAGGATATAGTTGCGATGGGTAGGTCATTTCACACACGGCCTCAGCTGGGTTTGAAAGGTGGTAtcaaaaatgataaaagcaaaGAGGAAGGCTGGGAATGAGTTGGCCTATTTGTGTTTCTTGTttacaaagcaagaagagcaacaGTGCCCACAGACACCTGTTTGTCTGGCCATACCTGGGTTTCTCAGCCTCACCATCACTGGCAGTTGGGGCTGGGTAATGGTGTGTTGTGGGGGCTGTCCTGTGCAATGTACGATGGCTAGTAGTATCCCTGCTAGAAGCCAGTAGCACCCCTTCCCTGAGTCATGGCAATCAAAATTGTCCCTTGGCATTGCCAAGCGAGGACCAAAATCACCTCCAGCTGAGAACGACAGAATAGACTTCATTTGCTCTGTAAGATTCAACTAAAAACTGTACTCCTGGAGGAGGACATGTGGGATGAGAGGAAACTTGCTTTACACTCTGCGTCACTATGCCATTTGGAACTTTTTACTCTGAGTGTATTAACTTTTTCCTAGAGGCGGGAAGGAAGCCTGATGTTCTGGTGTTTTGGTTAGGTTTGTTGAGAAAGAAAGGATAGCATTCAGTTGATAGAGCaaacccttccctccctcttgccACCAGTATTAAGTTCAGATAGTTTAGTTTTTACTCCCCCTGAAGATCACCAAACCACATCCCCATGGCTGCCCCAAGGCCCACAATACAGCAGCTACAAAAAACATCATGGTGCAGGAAGAGACCTCCACCCCTCCCACAAGGCCCTCCAACCCTGAGATAAGCCTCACCTAGCATTTCCATCATTTGAGGTTTGCTCAAAGATAAGGAGTTGCATGCTGGCCCTATCCTTCATTTTggctttttctctgcttcctagaTCAAAGGCCGTATCACAGGGACTCCCAAGGAGAGTCCAGCTCCTCCTAACCCCTCAGGCCAGTGCCCCATCTGCCGTTGGAACCTGAAGCACAAATATAACTATGAGGTGAGTCTGCACATAGAGACGCTCTCACTCTGTTTGCTGAGGTCAGATTCCTACTTACCTTGAACAGTGTCCTCCCCCTATAACTACTTGCCACATTTCACAGAGCCATAAAGACAGCAGCATTTTGTCCAATGGCTGTCAACCTTGCCTGCACATTAGAGCCACCTGAGGAGCTGTAATAGTGATGCCCCAGCTCCACCCCAGAGCAGCTGAATTGGTCTGTGGGGATGGGGTTAGCTTTTTAAAGCTCTCTGGTGAATCTGACATTAGCCATGGCGAGTGCCACGGATTGAGTTCATGGACTGGCTCAGAACATCAGGGGTTGTGTTCTCTCAGGGATGGAACCATCCTCCTTTTATGAAGAGGATGGCTCATGGTCCCACTGTGATCTGTAAGCGCATTTACTTTCTCTGTCGGAGCTACAAAGATACCTGATTGCCCCAGCTTGTCTGGAGCAGCTGCTTCCAGGGAAGGAGATAATGGTGAACAGCAGGCAGCATGGTGAGCGCATGCTCTGTGAGGCCCTGTCTTAGCGCTTACCATGACTTTTATGCAGCTCATTTTCACACTAACCCTATGAAGTAGGGACCATTCATCCTTGTTTACAATGAGATTTAGGGCATAGAGAAATTAATGAACTTGCCCCAAATCACCCAGCTAATTGCCAGAGCTAGGATACAAATTCCAGGAGCAGCTGctagaatggctgaagtggtagagtgtctgcttagcaagcatgaaccctgagttcaaaccctagcaccacccaaaaaaaaaaaatctttaaaaaagctgggcgccagtggcttatgcccataatcctaggtactcaggaggcagagatcaggaggatcgcagttcaaagccatcccaagcaaatagtttgtgagaccctaccccgaaaaaaaaactatcacagaaaagggctggtggagtggctcaagtcctgagttcaaaccccaataccactaaaaaggaaaaaaacaaattccaGTACACCAACTCCAGGCCGAGTCCATGTTCCTAACTGCTACCCTGTAGAAATGGGGAAAGCCCAAGGAGCCCAAGGGCAGGTCACAGCCCTGGAGAAATCCATATTTGTTCCTTAGAGAATTAAGCATTCTATTTTGGGGTTTCAGGTGATTCAGGCTGTGGGCCAGTTTGACCTGCAAGTCGTCCTTGTGCCCCTTTGCAGAATGGGATGACTAAGAGTAGAGATTCCAGTCAGCTGATAAGAGCAGGAGAGGCCACATGCCCATGGGACCTGAACAGAATGACCCAACTAATCTCTAGGGCTGGGAGCCTTGGCTTCAAGCCCCCTGGAGGtctgggggggggcggggggggggcgtTGGCCCTTCTGTGGTGGGTGCCTGGAGTAATAGAAAGCATGCAAGCAGAGGGACGGTGTTCAGAGCTGCTTGTGACATGATGTTAGTGAAGACACAGGCATGCtcgtaatcccagctattgatGGTGAGGTGAACCCCACACCTGCCCAGCCACGGTGCACTCTTCCTACCAGCCGTTTCCAGGAAATATACTTGGCTGTTGTTCCAGCAGAAGAAATCTAATCCGTTCCGAGGTAAAGGCTaaagttgtttttccttttacctcTTTCTACTCAACACCATTGGCCTGAGCTGTGCAAAGCTGTTGGCTTGCTTGGCAGCCTTCAGTGGGGGCTGGGGCTGCCAGCCCAGTTTGTTAGCTCTGCATTAATCCAGTCCAAGTTCTTTTCATCCAATTCTAAAGAGTACAGGGTGGAAATTGGGGGCCTGGGTCCCTCAGGAACTGTCCAGTGGTTAAAACAAATCTCCTGTTTCCAGTGAGGCACCTGCAAGGGTAGCGAGCTGGTATGTGAAACATGACTGCTAAGACTGACAGGCCAGGCCCCTGGTGGGGGGTGAGTTTTCTTTAATCCCTCCAGCCATTTgtgagtgtgggggagggggaagtggtCTCTTGTCTGTTTATCCTTTTTCCTTGACCATCCTGAGCAGCTTGTTGGGCATGCAGTGCCGCAGAGGAAACCTAAGACTCCATTCCCACCTGGTCCTCCTCTCAGTTTGCGTGCCTGCCTAACCCTTTAGAGGGAAAAATGGTAGCAGCGCTGTCTGCATGGCTTGACCTGTGGCATGTAGGCCCTGGGGGCTGAGATGGTATGGACTTTCCTTTTCATGTGGAAATGTTTTATGAGCCCCTTGGCCCCACCCAAGGAAAGCAACTTGCCAAACATTTTCCACCAAGAAAGATGTTGCAGGGACATGAAAGATTGGTATCAAAGATTGGTATCCTGAAGCATTCCATGTCTTACCTTGTCTCTCAGGACACTGTCTTATGGAGGCGCTAGAAGGTCTTGGGGTTGGCACTGGAGTGTAAAAAATCCTACTTAGCTGGGATTAACCTTTGTTAGAGTGAAGGTAGCAGGTCAGTGTATAGTCTCTGAGGGGAAGGAGTGATCTCAAACTCGCTCCCAAGAGAGACAGCAATACCTAGGAGTGCTGGGACCACCAGCATCCCCTGCACATCATGCAGCCTTGGTGTTCCAGCATCACAAACCCAGTTGACTTGCATCTCTTATTTTTGATTTCCACTAGGATGTGCTACTGCTCAGTCAGTTCCTCCGGCCTCATGGAGGTATGCTGCCCCGAAGGATCACAGGCCTGTGCCAGGAAGAGCACCGTAAAATTGAGGAGTGTGTGAAGATGGCCCACCGAGCAGGTAGAATGTCCCTGGGCTGAAGGGCAGAGGGCTGCAGGTGCCTCTTTCTACCCTGGTGCATGCTCCTGGAAGAGTTCATTATACTCACCCCCCAGTGTctacctcccccctccctttgGCTTTCCCTCTGGCCCCCTCAGACCTGCAACCACCACCTCTGATATGCTCTTCCCCTCATTCAGGTCTGCTACCAAATCACaggcctctgcttcctgaagGATTTGTACCAAAGAGCAAACCCCAACTCAACCGGTAAGTAAACATGAGTGTCAACAACCTGAGCACTCTGGGGCCCATGGCTGTCACTGGATTCCACTAGGGAGGCCATGTGCTGGAGCTTATCCTACAAGACAGGAAAGCTGGAGTATGCCTTGGCTGTCTGGTCCATTGCCAACCAACTCAAACCTCGCCCCTTCACCCCCTcaccgccccccccccgccctcccACCACATCACTTCCAGCACTGCTGTGCTTTGTACTACCTCCACCACCTCCCTTCCTGTCCCCagcctctttcctcttccctgtcCTATAAGGGCATTGACACAGGGGTAAAAAGGGTAAGGAAGCCTGCTTACTGGGCATTAGAATGTGCTAATTCCTATTTATGACATCACACTGAGTTGCTATGGGGATGTCAGAGCACTTCTACAAACTTTCAGTATCCCAAGTCTTTCCAGCTCTGGGGTTATTAGAGGGCAGAGCAAGGCCTTAGAAATGGGAGGGCTCTTTAGGGTGGGGCCACTGTATACAGCTGTGCAAGTTGTACACTGCACCACTTTGGGCTACATCCATGTAGACTCAGTCACAACTGGTGCTTTCTGGTGTTGTGCAGTTAACAACCTGTACAGCTCCATGTAGCTGAATAGCCTGAAGGTCCTgaagttttggtttgtttgggggTTTGAGGGAGAGGAATGAGGCCCAGAACCTGGAATCAATCAGTCTGCCTTCCAGCCTAAGCAGGGTGGCCAGCGCCCTCTGGAACAGGAGCAGAGCAGATTCTGTCTGACACTCAGGCAGCTGTCCTGCTGCATGTTCCTCTCCTCCCAACTCTGACATCACCACACTGACAAGCTCTTAGATTATAAGATGTCCTGTTTGGAGCAGAGCTGGGTCTGTGAAGTTGATTTGGGGTGTTTCTCCTTGTGTTCCCCTATCAGtggctcctccctcccccagcctgTCCAGCTGTCATTGGTGGCTCCCAGACTAGAGTGAGGTAGACAGGGAACCAAGCATGATGAAGGAAAGCAGGACCCTCGGCCCACACAGACCTCCCAGGCTGATCCCTGCCAGAACCTAGGCGTGGAGTGGGGGAGGCCAGAGTACTGGGCCGGGGGTGGAAGATATGGGAACATGGGCTACTTCCTGGTACCCTGTCCCTGGAGGCTGAGCCTTCACTGACACATTGCAAGCTGGGCCAGCTGCCAGCAGCCCTGGGTGGTGGGACATGGTAACCTCTCCTGGGTCTCCCCACTGTGCTGTGGTGTCAAGCCCACTCCTctcacttttttaattttttttttaattgtatcctGCAGCAAGCCTGAGGATACAATTCATCCTGCCCTCAGGTctttgaagccaggccaggctcCCTCCCATACATCCGGTGTCCTTTAAGCATGACACAGGATTGATGATGTGTGGGGGCCCTTGGGTTGCAAAAGGCCACTGGCAGTGGCGGGGAGGTTGTGCTGGCTCTAAAGGCAGTCAGAGTCCCTGCAAGGGACTCCACTCAGAGATCCTTGAACTGCCATGTGTGGGCCCAGGCTCTACTGGCCCCTCTGAACCATGCTTTGTTCtgcttcctcccccttcccaggaGAAGTAGGCAGGGGCTGGTTTAGGAAAGAGCCTGGTTCTTCCTAGTGCTCTGGTGTTCCAGAGAGCTGACTAGAGGCCACCCAGCTCACCCCTGCCAGGTGGCTGCTCTGTATGGCACAGGCATCAGGCCCCAGGCTAAActaagaacagctaagagaacaACTCTGGAGAACTTGATCAACCGTGGGGTCCTTGAACCCCAACGAACACCCCATATTGGGGGCCTGCTTCCAAACCCCGCATCCTCACCCACCCCTCTGAAGCCTGGGAGAGACCAACAAAGGGACTATCAGGAGGTCAAAGAGACCTTTGCTTCACTCTTGTTATCCCAGCGACCACAGAAAGAGCAGTTCCTGGCCTGCCTCTGTAGGCACCCTGCAGGGCCACTGACACCTCCAGCAAACACAGAGAAGACCCTTCTTCCCCTGCCTGACAGTGGAGTGCTGGCCACACCTCCCAAGGCCTTCCCTCTGCACAGGCTTACAGCAGAACAAGTCCAGGGAGTGTGGTTGAAATGCATAAATCAGCaatcattttttcactttttcatctAAAAATTATCGCCAagggtatttgttttttaaattaaaaggctTTTCATTTGAGGGTCTCTATAGGTGGCTGAGGTGAGCCCCAGTCTAGAGTGGAGCCCTTGTCATGGCTGAGCTCTTAGGACAAAGGATGGGCCTTTCTGGATAGGATCCAGATACCATTTTGGACAGCGTAAACTTCTGTGGTATGAGCCACTTTTCCAGGAATTATCAGGACCCTGACCATCCTCAAAGGAAGCCAGAGTACCATGGGTGGCCACcatctttccccacccccttcccactGGGCTGCACCCACTGGCCCTCAGGCTCTCGGTTCCCATCAAGGGTTAGGTGATGGAGGGTGCTCTGCCAATTGTGTTACTCTGGAGAGTTTCCAGGCTGGGGTGGCAGAGAAAGCCAAGTGGGGAAGAGTGCAGGGTTCCTCTGGGCCCTTACATCACTCTCCTGTCCCCGGGCTGAGGCCAGAGAGGAGTGATTGCTCTCCAAGCAGCCTCTTCCTCCGCCTTCTCCCGGCAGCATACTCGAACACTGACAACTCATAAAGATCAAGGGAGCTGGCCCTGGGCTGCCTGACCCTGGCCACACACACTTGCAAGCAGCAAGAGCCCAGCCCATCTGTTTACAGGACACTCAGCAGTTGCTCCCAGGAAAATTCCCTGCCcttcaagaaaggaaaactggTGAAAGGGATCGCTTGGCCCACTGGGGCCTGGCCTGAGACAGCACCCCATTCTATGTGTCTCAGTGTGGTCCCAGTGCTCACAGATGCCTCCTTGTGCTCCCTTCACAGCTACCTGACCCGCTGGTCTTCCCGTTCCGTCAAGCCCATCTACAAAAAAGGCCATCGCTGGAACAAGGTGCGCATGGCCGTGGGGTCACCACTCCTGAAGGACAACGTCTCGTACTCAAGAAAGCCTTTGCGGCTATATCATTAGAGAGCAGGACTTCCTGAGAGCATTGCCAGAGCATCTCCTGCACCTCTCTGCTGGGagtggaggccagcttgggagcCCTCACACATGACTGGCCTGGCGACACTGGGACAAGCTTCAGTACCGATGGCTTGCCGAGCCACAGTGCTGGGGGCTAGAACCATGCAGGGCAATCAGTTCACTTAGCAGCTGCTGTGGTCTTATGACTGACTTGGGCCATGTTGGGTGCTCGGAGGCAGGAGTTTGACCTGAAGGAATGTCATAAAGCAGGCTCCGGGGCTTACCCACTGGGTGTGTGCTCGCTGCTTGGGAAGGGGATGCAGGTGGGCACATTTCCAGGCAGTGGCTAAGTATAGAGTCACTCATCTTTTAGGGCAAGCCACATGAATGGGACTGAAGGGACATCGTGTGCCAAACAGGTTCCCACTTTGTTGACAGCTGTTAACACTGTAGTCTGGTAGCTGGCTACAAGATGAGTTGGGCCGCCTTGCCCACAGGTAGCTCATCTGAGTCTCTAAGGGCCTCTGGTTGTCAACTCCCAGAGCCATTTCCACCCATCATTACCTAATGTTTTTATCAGCAtattccagctctgccacttgcttTAGAAATTGGTTTCCTGGCCTACTGGCCCTCTCAGCCTGGACACCACAGGGAGGTGGAAATGAAGAAAGGCAGGATAGAATAAAATTCAgtgaaatttatgaaaataatgtttAGATTCTATATAAAATAATACCCGGGCTGGCTCCGTCCTACAGCATGAAGGGCAAGTCCAGGTTCTTCTCACCAGTGCCCACGTAGATGTAGCCATAGTTCTTGGTGCGGGGAGCATGGTAGAAGGTGAGACCTGGCCAGAGGAGGCTGCGCAGCACCACCAAGGCATTGCCCCTCTCCATCTGGATGCTCCAGGACCCTGCGAGACAGGTGGAGGTGAGGCCTGGGCCATGGAGCCAGAGCTCTGCCTGTTGGACAGAGGCC from Castor canadensis chromosome 8, mCasCan1.hap1v2, whole genome shotgun sequence carries:
- the Mrps18a gene encoding large ribosomal subunit protein mL66, with the protein product MASLRALVSVCGRMFQGLLAGPAATSWFRLPARGLREVEEIQEGKTTIIKGRITGTPKESPAPPNPSGQCPICRWNLKHKYNYEDVLLLSQFLRPHGGMLPRRITGLCQEEHRKIEECVKMAHRAGLLPNHRPLLPEGFVPKSKPQLNRYLTRWSSRSVKPIYKKGHRWNKVRMAVGSPLLKDNVSYSRKPLRLYH